A portion of the Candidatus Taylorbacteria bacterium genome contains these proteins:
- a CDS encoding class I SAM-dependent methyltransferase, with the protein MKKIKLVTSYPNWPLARQTPDEKGIWGNCQFLIDDNTKDCDWCVVSDSLKKDEIIYCDPKHTILITAEPPSIKTYNKKFVRQFHTVITSQTKINAPKIIHFPLLPWYIGAHFNLNEKRFDTYTKNYSELSNARSPEKSKLISIITSNKNRTIGHRARLRFLERIQRHFGNRLDVFGSRINTISDKWDGIAPYKYHIVIENSSCKDYFSEKLSDAFLAEAYPLYFGCPNIFDYFPKDSLTVIDINDPNQAIKTIEQTIENNCFEKFRKQVIESKELCLNKYQIFPKLCQIINESVDDSLSKGKEQITLKPEAFFIEPSVTHKIKKRIKTLMKWALKNSGYDLVKIPINPYVNDPDFEIYKKIADVPGFLSFEAFKLFSCLKQISLEDSSNVKQFGILEIGVYCGMSLLGLGLIYKDKKIVGVDPFFESFDETSFNAETEFLRHKSNNLSGAERYNRLQEKGNILGIGNRIDVKKMTQKDFLEKIKPCKYQMIYVDGEHTYQSIVSFLERIDELLPYDGFLVLDDFLNAGFPGLSEAIHLHPSYKKSLFPVCYAFNKAVFLYKPKEKYLEEVKNKIDDFVAKNVFKSHRSDRDNSVVIN; encoded by the coding sequence ATGAAAAAAATTAAACTAGTCACAAGCTATCCCAATTGGCCACTAGCCCGCCAAACGCCCGATGAAAAAGGAATATGGGGCAATTGCCAATTTCTGATTGATGATAACACCAAAGACTGCGACTGGTGCGTAGTGTCAGACTCGCTTAAAAAAGATGAGATAATTTACTGTGACCCCAAACACACAATACTCATTACCGCAGAACCACCAAGTATTAAAACGTATAACAAGAAATTTGTTCGACAATTTCATACCGTCATTACCTCACAGACTAAGATAAATGCTCCGAAAATAATTCATTTTCCCCTACTTCCTTGGTACATTGGCGCTCATTTCAATTTAAATGAAAAAAGATTCGATACATATACAAAAAACTATAGTGAGTTATCGAATGCTCGCTCTCCGGAGAAATCCAAACTTATTTCCATCATAACATCAAATAAAAATCGAACCATCGGGCATCGCGCCAGGCTCAGATTTTTAGAACGAATCCAAAGACACTTTGGCAATCGTTTAGATGTTTTCGGGTCGCGAATCAATACCATATCTGACAAATGGGATGGTATTGCGCCATACAAATATCACATAGTTATAGAAAATAGCTCCTGCAAAGATTATTTCTCTGAAAAACTGTCCGACGCTTTTCTGGCAGAGGCATATCCCCTATACTTCGGTTGCCCCAATATTTTTGATTACTTTCCAAAGGATTCGTTAACAGTTATAGACATCAATGATCCCAATCAGGCAATAAAAACTATTGAGCAAACTATAGAAAATAACTGTTTCGAGAAATTCCGAAAACAAGTCATCGAATCAAAAGAATTATGTCTGAACAAATACCAAATATTTCCAAAATTATGCCAAATTATTAATGAATCAGTGGATGATTCGCTGAGTAAAGGCAAGGAACAGATAACTTTGAAACCGGAGGCTTTCTTTATTGAACCATCAGTTACCCACAAGATCAAAAAGAGAATAAAAACATTAATGAAATGGGCACTAAAAAACTCTGGATATGATTTGGTAAAAATCCCGATTAATCCATATGTAAATGATCCGGATTTTGAAATATACAAAAAGATAGCGGATGTTCCCGGCTTTTTATCTTTTGAGGCTTTCAAACTCTTTTCTTGCTTAAAACAAATATCACTTGAAGATTCAAGCAATGTAAAACAATTCGGTATTCTCGAAATTGGTGTATATTGTGGAATGAGTTTGCTCGGCTTGGGGTTAATTTACAAGGACAAAAAAATTGTAGGAGTGGACCCTTTTTTTGAATCTTTCGATGAGACTTCATTCAATGCTGAAACCGAATTTCTGCGCCATAAGTCTAATAATTTAAGCGGTGCGGAGAGATATAATAGATTGCAAGAAAAGGGTAATATCTTGGGTATCGGAAATAGAATCGATGTAAAGAAAATGACACAGAAGGATTTCCTAGAGAAAATCAAGCCGTGTAAGTACCAAATGATTTATGTCGATGGAGAACATACCTACCAATCGATAGTAAGTTTCCTCGAGAGGATAGATGAGCTCTTGCCCTACGATGGTTTTTTGGTTTTGGACGACTTTCTGAACGCTGGTTTTCCAGGATTGTCTGAAGCCATACATTTGCATCCATCTTATAAAAAATCGCTCTTTCCCGTGTGTTACGCATTCAACAAAGCTGTATTTTTATATAAACCGAAGGAAAAATATCTTGAAGAAGTCAAGAATAAAATTGATGATTTCGTGGCTAAAAACGTATTCAAGAGCCATAGATCCGATAGGGACAATTCGGTCGTAATAAATTAA
- a CDS encoding glycosyltransferase has protein sequence MTKPKITVLMPVYNGETYLGDAIESILGQTYLNFEFLIIDDGSTDRSAEIIRSYIDPRIFVLSNAENRGLVYSLNRGLQNAKGKYVARMDSDDICVPERLEKQITFMEKHPDIGICGTWIKTIGEKGGYTHKYLTDHDDIKANLLFNTSFAHPTVMIRKSVLEENDLRYDEADKFYFEDYSLWIKMSRVTKIANIPEVLLLYRVHKKSSSQINALQNRFGADNLRREQLLALGMNPSPEEVILHNSLWGKEQESIADFLKKEEAWLLKILLANKKTLMYSQSSLEKVIFKRWRTICGFNTSDGLAVWKKFIASPLYDFGGKKRYIDSLKIFLKSLIRK, from the coding sequence ATGACTAAACCGAAAATAACGGTTCTGATGCCAGTCTACAACGGCGAGACATACCTAGGAGATGCGATCGAGAGCATCCTTGGTCAGACATATCTCAATTTTGAATTTCTAATTATTGACGATGGCTCAACTGATCGTTCGGCAGAGATAATACGGTCGTATATCGACCCTCGCATCTTTGTTTTGTCTAATGCTGAAAATCGCGGACTCGTCTATAGTTTGAATCGCGGGCTCCAAAACGCAAAAGGTAAATATGTTGCACGCATGGATAGTGACGACATTTGCGTACCCGAGCGCCTCGAAAAACAGATAACATTCATGGAAAAACATCCGGACATTGGGATATGCGGCACATGGATAAAAACTATCGGAGAAAAAGGCGGATACACTCATAAATACCTTACTGACCATGATGATATAAAAGCAAATTTGCTGTTTAACACCTCTTTTGCGCATCCGACAGTCATGATTAGAAAGTCTGTATTGGAAGAGAATGATTTACGTTATGATGAGGCAGACAAATTCTACTTTGAGGACTACAGTCTATGGATAAAGATGTCGCGAGTAACCAAAATAGCCAACATTCCTGAAGTGCTTCTCTTATATCGTGTTCACAAAAAGAGTAGTAGCCAGATAAATGCACTTCAAAACAGATTTGGAGCAGACAATTTGAGGCGAGAGCAACTCCTCGCCTTGGGTATGAATCCGTCTCCCGAAGAGGTTATCCTGCATAATTCTCTGTGGGGAAAAGAACAAGAAAGTATTGCGGATTTTTTAAAAAAAGAAGAAGCATGGTTATTAAAAATACTGTTGGCGAACAAAAAGACTCTGATGTATTCACAATCATCGCTTGAAAAGGTGATTTTTAAGCGTTGGAGAACGATATGCGGGTTCAATACTTCAGATGGCTTGGCTGTTTGGAAGAAATTTATCGCGTCACCGCTCTATGATTTTGGGGGTAAGAAAAGATACATTGATTCGCTGAAAATATTCTTAAAGAGTCTGATTAGGAAATGA
- a CDS encoding glycosyltransferase gives MNILEINTVDNIGGAAKIAYSIKKKMETLGHHVSMFVKIKISDDKNVFLINRPSKLSFWVQKITGKDIIGYIFRKIRHLISDDIDFFSSDNILNTAAFKEADIIHCHNLHGNYFNLNTLKKICSIKPVIWTFHDMWPITAHCAHAYACPVRDGFYECPSLLEYQSLAWHNEKYLRYKKRKIYGSSDFHIVVPCNWLKDKVENTILKNKPLSVIHNGIDTSIFRQHDKMSIRRELHIAIDKKIVLFIAVGKNSVFKGLNFFLASARDLRENNDIIFICVGGNVNSSDENYPPNIISIDYIKDKMTLAKYYSASDVLLFPSLAENFPLTVLEAMSCGLPVVSFDTGGIREVITHGHNGYIAKYSDNSDLIRGIKHIFNLSHDEHEAMSKLSREKVSSMFSEDLMVKHYINLYEKKLVEYKTKAKYD, from the coding sequence ATGAACATCCTGGAAATAAATACCGTGGACAATATAGGCGGTGCCGCAAAAATTGCTTACTCCATCAAAAAAAAGATGGAAACTTTAGGGCATCATGTGAGCATGTTTGTAAAAATCAAAATCTCCGATGACAAAAATGTTTTTTTAATAAATCGACCAAGCAAATTATCATTCTGGGTACAAAAGATCACTGGCAAAGATATCATCGGATACATTTTTCGTAAAATTAGGCATCTTATCTCAGACGACATAGATTTTTTTTCATCCGATAACATTTTAAATACGGCAGCATTCAAAGAGGCTGACATCATCCATTGCCATAACCTACATGGTAATTATTTCAATTTGAACACGCTCAAAAAAATATGTTCAATAAAGCCTGTAATTTGGACTTTCCATGATATGTGGCCCATCACCGCACATTGCGCCCATGCATATGCGTGTCCGGTTCGTGATGGGTTTTACGAGTGTCCGAGCCTGCTCGAATATCAGAGTCTTGCGTGGCATAATGAAAAATACCTCCGATATAAAAAGAGAAAAATATATGGGAGTTCCGATTTTCACATTGTTGTTCCGTGCAATTGGCTAAAAGACAAGGTTGAAAATACGATATTAAAGAATAAGCCACTCTCCGTGATACATAATGGAATTGATACTTCGATTTTTCGTCAACACGATAAAATGTCGATAAGACGAGAGTTGCATATTGCTATCGACAAAAAAATAGTGCTTTTCATAGCGGTAGGAAAAAATTCAGTTTTTAAGGGATTGAATTTTTTCCTGGCATCTGCGAGAGATTTGCGAGAAAACAACGACATTATTTTTATCTGCGTTGGCGGTAATGTTAATTCTAGCGATGAGAATTATCCCCCGAACATTATTAGCATTGATTACATTAAAGATAAAATGACGCTGGCGAAATATTACTCCGCCTCCGACGTTTTGTTATTTCCTTCATTGGCAGAAAATTTTCCTTTGACAGTTCTGGAGGCTATGAGTTGCGGATTACCTGTAGTAAGCTTCGATACAGGAGGCATCAGGGAAGTCATAACTCACGGCCATAACGGCTATATCGCTAAATATTCAGACAACTCGGACTTGATTCGGGGAATTAAGCACATTTTTAATCTTAGTCACGATGAGCATGAGGCAATGTCCAAATTATCCAGAGAAAAAGTATCAAGTATGTTTTCAGAAGATTTAATGGTTAAACATTATATTAATCTTTACGAGAAAAAACTCGTTGAGTATAAGACAAAAGCCAAATATGACTAA
- a CDS encoding FkbM family methyltransferase yields the protein MTNLRKYLNRKIDSLKIKFSPNSLTSRHKQSVGKWKRDREEVKRYLYELGNDSLVFDLGGYEGQWSSDLYSRYRCKILIFEPVKDFAERIKKRFSANPDITLYQFGLSNKSGELNISLDHNSSSVFTEGSSKEKVKMVRAREFFTEHHIHTIDLMKINIEGGEYDLLDDLIASNMIGNIKNIQVQFHIFVPHAEERMKMIQKELSKSHHLSYQYPFVWENWEKNQLS from the coding sequence ATGACTAATCTGAGAAAATACCTAAATAGGAAAATCGACAGTCTTAAGATTAAATTTTCACCGAATTCCCTTACCTCTCGACACAAGCAATCAGTTGGCAAATGGAAGAGAGACCGCGAAGAAGTAAAGAGATACTTATATGAACTCGGCAATGATTCTTTAGTCTTTGATTTGGGAGGATATGAAGGTCAGTGGAGCAGTGACCTCTATTCACGCTACCGTTGCAAAATCTTGATCTTTGAGCCAGTCAAAGATTTCGCGGAGAGAATAAAAAAAAGATTCAGCGCTAATCCAGATATTACCCTTTATCAATTTGGACTCTCAAATAAATCTGGAGAACTTAATATATCTCTCGACCACAATTCTTCCTCGGTTTTTACCGAAGGTTCTTCAAAGGAAAAAGTGAAGATGGTAAGAGCCAGAGAATTTTTCACGGAACATCATATCCACACGATTGACTTGATGAAAATTAATATTGAAGGGGGAGAGTACGATCTTCTTGATGATCTCATTGCGTCGAACATGATAGGGAACATTAAAAATATCCAAGTGCAATTTCACATATTCGTTCCTCATGCGGAAGAACGGATGAAGATGATACAGAAGGAACTGTCAAAATCGCACCACCTCTCCTATCAGTACCCTTTCGTATGGGAAAACTGGGAAAAAAACCAACTCTCATGA
- a CDS encoding FkbM family methyltransferase → MIKHIKKTIRRAVRNLTGFDLSTIRVKLNQDFIDQKNLMKNAKVRIIFDVGSNVGQTTLKYKKIFPNAQIYGFEPYSTVFEKYSKKFEKDKLVNPTNVALSSSDGYSEFFVNDHHYTNSLIPINTGNGEDTLVNKMIEKITVKTEKLDSFCKKMSIDKIDIVKLDVQGGELMVLEGAIENLSEHKISLIYTEVEYSPLYLNQPLFEDIKNFLEKFDYRLYKTYYEPNQESKKLLSGDAIFLSPEFAASNSSQI, encoded by the coding sequence ATGATTAAGCATATAAAAAAAACAATCCGCCGAGCGGTAAGAAATCTCACAGGTTTCGACCTGAGTACTATCAGGGTCAAATTAAACCAGGATTTTATCGACCAGAAAAATCTGATGAAAAACGCGAAGGTTAGAATTATTTTTGACGTCGGCTCTAATGTCGGTCAGACAACCCTAAAATACAAAAAGATTTTCCCGAATGCGCAAATTTATGGGTTTGAGCCATATAGTACTGTATTTGAAAAATACTCAAAGAAATTTGAGAAGGACAAGCTGGTAAATCCAACGAATGTGGCCTTGTCAAGCAGTGATGGTTATTCCGAATTCTTTGTTAACGACCATCATTATACTAACTCACTTATACCAATCAATACGGGTAACGGAGAAGACACCCTAGTAAATAAAATGATAGAAAAGATCACCGTTAAAACAGAAAAACTTGATTCTTTCTGCAAAAAAATGAGTATAGATAAAATAGATATAGTAAAGCTCGATGTTCAGGGCGGCGAACTGATGGTTTTGGAGGGCGCAATCGAGAATTTGTCCGAGCACAAAATATCGCTCATCTATACCGAAGTGGAGTATTCTCCTTTATATCTGAATCAACCTCTTTTCGAGGATATAAAGAACTTCCTGGAAAAATTCGACTACAGGCTATATAAAACTTACTACGAGCCAAACCAGGAGTCAAAAAAATTACTATCTGGCGATGCAATATTCTTGAGTCCAGAATTTGCCGCATCAAATTCAAGTCAAATATGA
- a CDS encoding alpha-1,2-fucosyltransferase, with protein MGKLGKKPTLMIITQFKGRIGNQLFQYAAAKKFAIDGETDLKFDMSNYERGPGYVLDYFHIPQNIATEKEINKFKGKKLSSYFDKFLPHYKRKLVHERNGRFDKKLVGLKRKDMYVRGYFQSEKYFKPIENIIRQEFKLKKIDEEKLSPFLSPIHKSNSVSLHIRRTDFLSDKHKKIYEQIQLDYYDKAIGKIGETNNKLNLFIFSDDIEWVKENLKIPPGIQTYFVSGNGLADLEEFFLMSQCRHNITANSTFSWWAAWLNEYPNKIVITPKKWFVEENMGEADLIPPEWIKI; from the coding sequence ATGGGAAAACTGGGAAAAAAACCAACTCTCATGATCATCACTCAATTCAAGGGCAGAATAGGAAATCAACTATTTCAATACGCGGCCGCCAAAAAATTCGCGATTGATGGAGAAACCGATCTAAAGTTCGATATGTCAAACTATGAGAGAGGTCCCGGCTACGTTCTGGATTATTTTCACATCCCTCAAAACATAGCCACAGAGAAAGAAATCAACAAGTTTAAAGGAAAAAAACTTTCTTCATACTTCGATAAGTTTTTGCCTCACTATAAAAGAAAACTTGTGCACGAAAGAAACGGCAGGTTTGACAAGAAACTTGTTGGACTAAAGAGAAAAGACATGTATGTTCGTGGTTATTTTCAAAGTGAAAAATATTTCAAGCCGATAGAAAATATTATCCGCCAAGAATTTAAGCTAAAAAAAATTGATGAGGAAAAATTGAGTCCTTTTTTATCGCCTATTCATAAATCCAATTCAGTATCCCTTCATATCAGGCGAACCGACTTTCTCTCCGACAAGCACAAAAAAATATACGAGCAAATCCAATTGGATTACTACGATAAGGCAATTGGTAAAATCGGAGAGACCAATAATAAGCTTAATCTATTTATTTTTTCCGACGATATTGAATGGGTCAAGGAAAATCTCAAAATCCCCCCCGGCATCCAAACGTACTTTGTATCGGGCAATGGACTTGCGGACCTGGAAGAATTTTTTCTCATGAGCCAGTGCAGGCACAATATTACAGCAAACAGCACATTTAGCTGGTGGGCCGCTTGGCTCAATGAATATCCAAATAAAATAGTAATCACTCCAAAAAAATGGTTCGTGGAAGAAAATATGGGAGAAGCTGATCTAATACCGCCAGAATGGATAAAGATATGA
- a CDS encoding FkbM family methyltransferase codes for MKYYSQYKQDEFLDKNVFKGKTGGFFIEMGADDGITHSNTLFFEKERSWNGICVEPRKEAFGLLRRNRRCYCENVCISDVHGEKAFLSIDGHSSQLSGLLDKFDRRHIERIEKESTQRNTVVVPCILLEDLLNKYGIKNIDYFSLDVEGGELGILKSIDFNKVKIGCISVENNYGNENIRRFLESKKYRFMSQLKIDEIYALKDSAFDSYKEPLSRKSDRFYRKCKSFIKHIIGYEKN; via the coding sequence ATGAAATATTATAGCCAATACAAGCAAGACGAGTTCCTGGATAAAAATGTTTTCAAAGGAAAGACCGGTGGTTTTTTTATTGAAATGGGCGCGGACGATGGAATTACTCACAGCAACACATTATTTTTCGAAAAGGAGCGGAGTTGGAATGGAATTTGTGTGGAACCACGAAAAGAAGCGTTTGGTTTATTAAGAAGAAATAGAAGATGTTATTGCGAAAATGTATGTATATCCGACGTCCACGGAGAAAAAGCCTTCCTTTCTATCGATGGACACTCTTCGCAATTAAGCGGACTTCTAGACAAATTTGATAGAAGGCACATAGAGAGGATTGAGAAAGAATCGACGCAAAGAAATACTGTGGTCGTTCCGTGTATTCTTCTTGAAGATCTTTTAAACAAATATGGCATAAAAAATATAGATTATTTCAGTTTAGATGTAGAAGGTGGAGAACTTGGCATTCTTAAGTCAATTGATTTCAATAAAGTAAAAATCGGTTGTATTTCAGTTGAAAATAATTACGGAAATGAAAACATAAGACGTTTTCTTGAATCTAAAAAATATCGCTTCATGAGCCAGTTAAAGATCGATGAAATATACGCTCTAAAAGATAGCGCGTTTGATTCTTACAAAGAACCTCTCTCAAGAAAAAGTGACAGGTTTTATAGAAAATGCAAGTCATTCATAAAACATATTATCGGATATGAAAAAAATTAA
- a CDS encoding FkbM family methyltransferase yields MKSMVNKIAKFVSNKNPDEIVRIIYLYFSSKIQNWKVIIFFKKIKNNFFQVRFFRKHAGKNRLIFDIGANMGNKTDIFLKLGCTVVAIEPQQDFASYLRVKYSGNKFVKVVQVALGDKEGSATINTSSIYPGFSSLNKDWQKGTKYHTFDKTEMVAMQTLDNLIDKYGLPYFCKIDVEGYELQVIEGLHEKIPLLNFEFHSDDMKSIKDCSSKLLSLGYQHFNFVIEENSKMALSKWVKADELLEKITTCGGKKGITAWGDIYAK; encoded by the coding sequence ATGAAATCAATGGTTAACAAAATTGCCAAATTTGTCTCAAATAAAAATCCTGATGAAATTGTTAGGATTATTTATCTGTATTTTTCCAGCAAAATCCAAAATTGGAAAGTAATAATTTTTTTTAAAAAAATAAAGAATAACTTTTTTCAGGTTAGATTCTTTAGAAAGCATGCCGGCAAAAATCGGCTCATATTCGATATTGGGGCCAATATGGGAAATAAAACCGATATTTTCTTAAAACTTGGATGCACTGTCGTGGCTATCGAACCACAGCAAGATTTCGCCAGCTATCTACGGGTAAAATATTCCGGTAATAAATTCGTCAAAGTCGTACAAGTTGCGCTCGGGGATAAGGAAGGTTCTGCTACCATCAATACGTCTTCAATATATCCAGGATTCTCCAGTCTTAATAAAGATTGGCAAAAAGGAACGAAATATCACACCTTCGACAAAACCGAAATGGTCGCGATGCAAACTCTAGATAACCTGATAGATAAATATGGTCTCCCGTATTTTTGCAAAATTGACGTGGAGGGATATGAGCTTCAAGTGATTGAGGGTTTGCACGAGAAGATTCCCCTGCTGAATTTTGAATTCCATTCAGACGATATGAAATCAATCAAAGATTGTTCTTCGAAGCTACTTTCTTTGGGATATCAACACTTCAACTTTGTAATTGAAGAAAATTCAAAGATGGCGCTTTCTAAATGGGTAAAAGCAGATGAGCTTCTAGAAAAAATAACGACGTGTGGAGGTAAAAAAGGAATTACCGCTTGGGGAGACATCTACGCAAAATGA
- a CDS encoding class I SAM-dependent methyltransferase: protein MTSNITSPVTGSNNTVLEREIPSSRIISEYKNELNIDVAKYFSGIDKICIYKCLDTGYRFYSPSNISGDDDFYQQLEKFPWYYMNWKWEHGIAYEVIKSGDRALEIGCARGSFIEKLHEKGVRAEGLEMNANALRMCKEKSLVVYPDSIEAFSKNKRNAYDIICSFQVLEHVPFVKNFFYSSLQILKPGGLLIVSVPNNDCLLLDGKELITNLPPHHMGMWNLNSLLKLQNYFDMTVQSIHLEPLQKYHFGFAKKLAEVEVKDKIQKKFGIFAPIVNRLANRMILPVVIPLSKYIIGHSILVVYKKNP, encoded by the coding sequence ATGACTTCCAATATAACAAGCCCTGTTACCGGGTCAAATAACACCGTCTTAGAAAGAGAAATCCCATCTTCTCGGATAATAAGCGAGTATAAAAATGAGCTGAATATCGATGTTGCTAAATATTTTTCAGGAATCGATAAGATATGCATCTATAAATGCCTCGATACTGGGTATCGCTTTTATAGTCCGTCTAATATCTCTGGCGATGATGATTTTTACCAGCAATTAGAAAAGTTTCCATGGTATTACATGAATTGGAAGTGGGAACATGGAATAGCCTATGAAGTAATAAAGAGTGGCGACCGTGCTCTGGAGATCGGTTGCGCGCGAGGAAGTTTTATCGAAAAACTCCATGAAAAGGGAGTCCGGGCCGAAGGTCTGGAGATGAACGCCAACGCCTTGCGGATGTGCAAAGAAAAAAGCCTCGTGGTTTACCCTGACTCTATCGAGGCATTCTCAAAAAACAAAAGAAATGCATATGACATCATCTGTTCATTTCAAGTTTTGGAGCACGTCCCATTCGTAAAGAACTTTTTTTATTCCTCACTGCAAATTCTGAAACCCGGCGGACTCTTGATAGTGAGCGTACCGAATAATGACTGTTTACTCTTAGACGGTAAAGAATTAATAACAAATTTGCCCCCGCATCACATGGGAATGTGGAATCTAAATTCTCTATTAAAATTACAAAATTATTTCGATATGACTGTTCAGTCCATTCATCTTGAACCTCTTCAGAAATACCATTTCGGATTCGCAAAAAAACTTGCCGAAGTAGAAGTGAAAGACAAAATTCAAAAAAAATTTGGCATTTTTGCACCCATAGTAAACAGACTTGCTAACAGAATGATATTGCCCGTAGTTATTCCACTTTCAAAATATATCATTGGGCACTCTATTTTAGTGGTATACAAAAAAAACCCATGA
- a CDS encoding nucleotide-diphospho-sugar transferase — MKDFKTPILLIIFNRPDTTSVVFEAIRQIRPRQLFIAADGPRLDKPEDNLECRASREIVEYIDWPCEVKKLFRDKNLGCGHGVSTAINWFFENVEEGIILEDDCLPDQSFFRFCEELLKYYRENERIMHISGNNFQSGKKRGNSSYYFSEYTHNWGWATWKRAWEYNDFHLIDEKRRLHIWDKQWMISVRKRNGLAVLPNVNLVSNIGFGENSTHTKGDSKFSRMPTEKMQFPLLHPRKIRRNIQADFLTCKEVFNGNLGKFIFDNSLRYIPKSFKSFVKNI, encoded by the coding sequence ATGAAGGATTTTAAAACACCCATACTTCTCATAATCTTTAATCGACCTGACACGACATCAGTAGTTTTTGAAGCTATTCGCCAAATTCGTCCGAGACAGCTCTTTATAGCTGCCGACGGACCAAGACTAGACAAGCCAGAAGATAATCTCGAATGTAGAGCTTCAAGAGAAATAGTTGAATATATTGATTGGCCATGCGAAGTAAAAAAACTATTTCGGGATAAAAATCTGGGGTGTGGCCATGGTGTATCTACCGCAATAAACTGGTTCTTTGAAAACGTAGAAGAAGGAATAATTCTTGAGGATGATTGTCTCCCAGACCAGTCTTTCTTCAGGTTCTGCGAGGAACTTTTGAAGTATTACAGAGAAAATGAGAGAATAATGCATATTAGCGGTAACAATTTCCAAAGTGGAAAAAAGCGAGGAAATTCGTCTTATTATTTCTCCGAATACACCCATAATTGGGGTTGGGCAACATGGAAAAGAGCTTGGGAGTACAATGATTTTCATTTAATAGATGAGAAGCGACGACTACATATTTGGGATAAACAATGGATGATCTCGGTAAGAAAAAGAAACGGATTAGCTGTACTACCAAATGTAAATCTGGTTTCGAATATCGGTTTTGGTGAAAACTCGACTCATACCAAAGGCGATTCAAAATTTTCGCGGATGCCAACCGAAAAAATGCAATTTCCTCTTCTTCACCCAAGAAAGATCAGACGCAATATCCAGGCCGATTTTTTGACCTGTAAAGAGGTTTTCAACGGAAATCTTGGCAAATTTATTTTTGATAACTCATTGAGATATATTCCAAAATCATTCAAGTCTTTCGTAAAAAATATTTAA